One Spiroplasma endosymbiont of Dioctria linearis DNA segment encodes these proteins:
- the rsmG gene encoding 16S rRNA (guanine(527)-N(7))-methyltransferase RsmG, giving the protein MDWNRFKELNIDLTDFQKNLLLNYKTILQKENEIHNLTAIVEDQEILDKHFFDSLLFTKVFNPDNLEILDIGTGAGFPGIVIKIFYPNTKVFLLESNSKKINFLRKVILELDLKNISTINARAEEYTIDNKEKFDVIISRAMAPLNILLEVGAQGLKTNGTFICLKSKNVNVELNDLNNQEKKLGLNLFLKQELKDEVLGERNNLFYSKYKETPLEYPRQYSQIRKRPLGK; this is encoded by the coding sequence ATGGATTGAAATAGATTTAAAGAGTTAAATATTGATCTAACTGATTTTCAAAAAAATTTATTATTAAACTATAAAACTATTTTGCAAAAAGAGAATGAAATTCATAATCTCACTGCAATAGTTGAAGATCAAGAAATATTGGATAAGCATTTTTTTGATAGCTTATTATTTACAAAAGTTTTTAATCCAGATAATTTAGAAATACTTGATATAGGAACAGGCGCTGGCTTTCCAGGAATTGTTATAAAAATATTCTATCCGAATACAAAAGTATTTCTTTTAGAATCAAACTCTAAAAAAATAAATTTTTTGAGGAAAGTAATTTTAGAATTAGATTTAAAAAATATTTCAACTATAAATGCTAGAGCAGAAGAGTACACAATAGATAATAAAGAAAAATTTGATGTAATTATTTCAAGAGCAATGGCACCACTTAATATTTTGTTAGAAGTGGGAGCTCAGGGTTTAAAAACAAATGGAACTTTTATATGCTTAAAATCTAAAAATGTAAATGTAGAATTGAATGATTTGAATAATCAAGAAAAAAAATTAGGATTAAATTTATTTCTAAAACAAGAATTAAAAGATGAAGTTTTAGGAGAAAGAAATAATTTATTTTATTCAAAATATAAAGAAACACCCTTAGAATATCCAAGACAATATAGTCAAATTAGAAAAAGACCTTTGGGAAAATAA
- a CDS encoding DUF951 family protein, whose protein sequence is MKINLGDKVFLKKPHPSKTIFWIVLRIGTIYKLQSNIDEKIILEFQKDDLLKKIKKVESGK, encoded by the coding sequence ATGAAGATTAATTTAGGAGATAAAGTATTTTTAAAAAAGCCTCATCCAAGTAAAACTATATTTTGAATTGTTTTAAGGATTGGTACTATTTATAAATTGCAATCTAATATAGATGAAAAAATAATATTAGAATTTCAAAAAGATGATCTTTTAAAAAAAATTAAAAAAGTAGAAAGTGGAAAATAA
- a CDS encoding CTP synthase, protein MVKHIFITGGVVSGLGKGITGSSLGVLLKNSGLKIFMQKFDPYLNIDPGTINPIEHGEVYVTDDGGETDLDLGHYERFIDVNLSKISSTSAGKIYYEALEKERNGKYEGKTVQVIPHITNEIKQRIYAAEVESKADVVITEIGGTVGDIESQPFLEALRQIRMEKGKENVMFIHVALLPYLKVSGEFKTKPIQHSVKELLNLGIQPDVIVARSELEFDKKLKDKISLLCSIPVENVIACPDSDSIYKVPLVVEEGNLHKITAKQLGLKLKPTNLKDWKKFVNNIEKSKEVLTIHIVGKYVELSDAYLSVMESLKFSGYEISKKIKFNWVNARTLKQENISMELKDAKGILVPGGFGEDGVEGKILAAKFARENNIPYLGICLGMQVACIEFARNVLNLKDANTTELKPNTKYPIIDILEGKNRENIGGTLRLGRYVTSLKENTLAYELYKSNEVIERHRHRYEFNNTFRSDFEKNGMVFSGLYLEKDLVEIIEYPKNDFFIAAQYHPEFTSRPNKPNPLFMGFVNAVNKKY, encoded by the coding sequence ATGGTAAAACACATATTTATTACTGGTGGAGTTGTTTCTGGTTTGGGAAAAGGAATTACTGGAAGCTCATTGGGAGTACTTTTAAAAAATAGTGGATTAAAAATATTTATGCAAAAATTTGATCCATATTTAAATATAGATCCAGGAACTATTAATCCAATTGAACATGGGGAAGTTTATGTTACAGATGATGGGGGAGAAACTGATCTAGATTTAGGTCATTATGAGAGATTTATTGATGTAAACCTTTCTAAAATATCTTCAACTTCAGCTGGAAAAATATATTATGAGGCATTAGAAAAAGAAAGAAATGGTAAATATGAAGGTAAAACTGTTCAAGTTATTCCGCATATTACTAACGAAATTAAACAAAGAATTTATGCTGCAGAGGTTGAAAGCAAAGCGGATGTAGTTATTACTGAAATTGGTGGTACAGTAGGAGATATTGAATCTCAACCATTTTTAGAAGCTTTAAGACAAATTAGAATGGAAAAAGGTAAGGAAAATGTAATGTTTATTCATGTGGCATTATTACCTTATTTAAAAGTATCTGGAGAATTTAAAACAAAACCAATTCAACACTCAGTTAAGGAATTACTAAATTTAGGAATTCAACCTGATGTAATTGTTGCAAGAAGTGAATTAGAATTTGATAAAAAACTTAAAGATAAAATCTCTTTATTATGTAGTATTCCAGTAGAGAATGTTATCGCTTGTCCAGATAGTGATTCAATTTATAAAGTGCCTTTAGTTGTTGAAGAAGGTAATCTACATAAAATTACAGCAAAACAGTTAGGTTTAAAATTAAAGCCAACTAATTTAAAAGATTGAAAAAAATTTGTTAATAATATTGAAAAATCAAAAGAAGTTTTAACAATTCATATAGTTGGGAAATATGTTGAATTAAGTGATGCATATTTATCAGTTATGGAATCTTTAAAATTTTCTGGTTATGAGATTAGTAAAAAAATTAAATTCAATTGAGTAAATGCCAGAACATTAAAACAAGAAAATATATCAATGGAATTAAAAGATGCAAAAGGTATTTTAGTACCAGGCGGTTTTGGTGAAGATGGTGTTGAAGGAAAAATTTTGGCGGCCAAATTTGCAAGGGAGAATAACATTCCTTATTTAGGTATTTGCCTTGGTATGCAAGTAGCTTGTATTGAATTTGCAAGAAACGTTTTAAACTTAAAGGACGCTAATACAACAGAATTAAAACCAAATACAAAATATCCAATAATAGATATTTTAGAAGGCAAAAATAGAGAAAATATTGGTGGAACTTTAAGATTAGGAAGATATGTAACTTCTCTAAAAGAAAATACGTTAGCGTATGAACTTTATAAATCAAATGAAGTTATTGAAAGACATAGACATAGATATGAATTTAATAACACTTTTAGAAGTGACTTTGAAAAAAATGGAATGGTTTTTTCAGGTTTGTATTTAGAAAAAGATTTAGTAGAAATAATAGAATATCCTAAAAATGATTTCTTTATTGCAGCTCAATATCATCCTGAATTTACTTCAAGACCAAATAAACCAAATCCCTTATTTATGGGATTTGTAAATGCAGTGAACAAAAAGTATTAG
- a CDS encoding AAA family ATPase gives MAKVISVSNQKGGVGKTTTSVNLACGLALANKRVLLIDMDPQFNATTGVGFEIDSNTLSMYHVFVGEKTLGEVVIKNIKKNIDLAPSSIDVAAVDLILLEQKNNNQNVLREEINKIGHNYDFVIIDCPPSLGLINRNGLAISDTVLIPIQAEHYAMHGVAQLLRTIKKVKETLNPNLTIEGVLVTMFDSRTKLAHDVLEEIMKTFGPKVYKSVIPRNVRISESSMEGKSIYEYDKNGAGSIAYIEFVKEVLKENGQS, from the coding sequence ATGGCAAAAGTAATTTCAGTTTCGAATCAAAAGGGTGGTGTTGGTAAAACTACAACCTCAGTAAACTTAGCATGCGGCCTTGCTCTGGCAAATAAAAGGGTACTACTTATAGATATGGACCCCCAGTTCAATGCAACAACAGGAGTGGGCTTTGAAATAGATAGTAATACCTTAAGTATGTATCATGTCTTTGTGGGAGAAAAAACACTTGGTGAAGTAGTTATCAAAAATATTAAAAAAAATATAGACTTGGCACCAAGTTCAATTGATGTGGCAGCAGTTGACCTTATTCTTTTAGAACAAAAAAATAATAATCAAAATGTTTTAAGAGAAGAAATTAATAAAATTGGGCATAATTATGATTTTGTTATTATTGATTGCCCACCAAGTTTAGGATTAATTAATAGAAATGGACTTGCAATTTCTGATACAGTATTAATTCCGATACAAGCAGAGCATTATGCAATGCATGGAGTGGCGCAATTATTAAGAACTATTAAAAAAGTAAAAGAGACATTAAATCCAAATCTTACTATTGAAGGTGTATTAGTAACAATGTTTGATTCAAGAACAAAACTAGCACACGATGTTTTAGAAGAAATAATGAAAACATTTGGACCAAAGGTTTACAAATCAGTTATTCCTAGAAATGTTAGAATATCTGAATCTTCAATGGAAGGTAAATCAATATATGAATATGATAAAAATGGAGCTGGCTCAATTGCTTATATTGAGTTTGTAAAAGAGGTGTTAAAAGAAAATGGCCAAAGCTAA
- the rpoE gene encoding DNA-directed RNA polymerase subunit delta, with product MSKLSPINLAYDYLSQCKDDASFEDIWNTISKEIHGDNDSKNEIIAELYSDLVLDNRFALTSDGKWGLREYLKFDDVKKQYEYVDKFETTEEFEDFDTDSILGIDTFDDDTGENVGKIKKLLNHKGNDDSIDISLDEDLDDDFDDDDDDDDY from the coding sequence ATGAGTAAACTATCACCAATTAATTTGGCCTATGATTACCTAAGTCAATGTAAAGATGACGCTTCATTTGAAGATATTTGAAATACAATTTCAAAAGAAATACATGGAGATAATGATAGCAAAAATGAAATTATAGCTGAACTATACAGTGATTTGGTTCTTGACAATAGATTTGCATTGACTTCAGATGGTAAATGAGGTTTAAGAGAATATCTAAAATTTGATGATGTTAAAAAACAATATGAATATGTTGATAAATTTGAAACAACAGAAGAGTTTGAAGATTTTGATACTGATTCAATTCTTGGTATTGATACTTTTGATGATGATACTGGAGAAAATGTTGGTAAAATTAAAAAATTATTAAATCATAAAGGAAATGATGATTCTATAGATATAAGTTTAGATGAAGATCTCGACGATGATTTCGACGATGATGATGATGACGATGATTATTAG
- the fba gene encoding class II fructose-1,6-bisphosphate aldolase, which translates to MSRIYHSKLVNSTKMIKDAHANKYAIGHFNINNLEWTKAILEAAQESKTPVIIATSEGAMKYMGGPNVVVGMVNGLLDSLNITVPVALHLDHGQSIETAKKCIEAGYSSVMFDGSHLPYEENISKVRELMNFANKHEISVEAEIGSIGGEEDGVVGEGELGDPKQAAEMSTTGISMLAAGIGNIHGKYPEWWKSLSFDTLQELQLACNLPMVLHGGSGIPQDQVEKAIKLGISKINVNTELQLAFRDATREYIEAKKDLDDEAKGFDPRKLLAPGFKAIKQTFLDLTKVFGCQGKAK; encoded by the coding sequence ATGTCAAGAATTTATCATTCAAAATTAGTTAATTCTACAAAAATGATTAAAGATGCACATGCAAATAAATATGCAATTGGGCATTTTAACATCAATAATTTAGAGTGAACTAAAGCTATTTTAGAAGCTGCTCAAGAATCTAAAACACCAGTAATTATTGCTACATCAGAGGGAGCGATGAAATATATGGGTGGACCAAATGTTGTAGTAGGAATGGTTAATGGATTATTAGATTCATTAAATATTACTGTTCCTGTTGCTTTACATTTAGATCATGGTCAATCAATTGAAACTGCTAAAAAATGTATAGAAGCTGGATATTCATCAGTAATGTTTGATGGTTCTCATTTACCATATGAAGAAAATATTTCAAAAGTTAGGGAATTAATGAATTTTGCAAATAAACATGAAATTTCAGTTGAAGCAGAAATTGGTTCAATTGGTGGAGAAGAAGATGGTGTAGTTGGTGAGGGTGAATTAGGAGATCCTAAACAAGCTGCTGAAATGTCTACTACAGGGATTTCTATGCTAGCAGCAGGTATTGGAAATATTCATGGAAAATATCCAGAATGATGAAAATCACTATCATTTGATACATTACAAGAATTACAGTTAGCATGTAACTTACCTATGGTATTGCATGGAGGTTCAGGAATTCCTCAAGACCAAGTAGAAAAAGCAATTAAATTAGGAATTTCAAAAATTAATGTTAATACAGAATTGCAATTAGCTTTCAGAGATGCAACAAGAGAATATATTGAAGCTAAAAAGGATTTAGATGATGAAGCTAAGGGATTTGATCCACGTAAATTATTAGCTCCAGGATTTAAAGCAATAAAACAAACATTCTTAGATTTAACAAAAGTGTTTGGTTGTCAAGGAAAAGCTAAATAA
- the ychF gene encoding redox-regulated ATPase YchF, which translates to MGLQVGIVGLPNVGKSTLFNAITNSKVEAANYPFATIEPNVGVVEVPDWRLDKLADIFKSKKTIYTTIEFVDIAGLIAGASKGEGLGNAFLANIRETDAICEVIRCFDSKEITHVEGSVDPIRDIEIIELELILSDEATVKKRLAKVEPKFKSTKDKEIIFEYTLLKKLATQLCDGKLLNKLDFSEEEKIALKSFQLLTTKKIIYVANVGEDEVREDNNYVKLVREYAKSCNSQVVKISAKIEEDLSELEKNDKEVFLQDAGIETSGLEQLIKAAYSTLGLKTYFTCGPQEARGWQFKDGFNAPQCAGIIHTDFEKGFIKADVYKCEDIFELGDEQSLKNSGKIKLEGKNYIVQDGDVCFFKFNK; encoded by the coding sequence ATGGGATTACAAGTAGGGATAGTTGGTTTACCAAATGTTGGGAAATCCACTTTATTTAATGCAATTACAAACTCAAAAGTTGAAGCAGCAAATTATCCATTTGCAACAATTGAACCAAATGTTGGAGTTGTAGAAGTACCAGATTGAAGATTAGATAAATTAGCTGATATATTCAAATCAAAAAAAACTATTTATACAACAATTGAATTTGTTGATATTGCTGGTTTAATTGCAGGAGCAAGTAAAGGTGAAGGATTAGGTAATGCCTTTTTAGCAAACATCAGAGAAACAGATGCTATCTGTGAAGTTATTAGGTGCTTTGATTCAAAGGAAATAACTCATGTTGAGGGAAGCGTTGATCCGATAAGAGATATTGAAATAATAGAGCTAGAATTAATTTTATCTGATGAAGCAACCGTTAAAAAAAGACTTGCGAAAGTTGAACCAAAATTTAAGTCGACTAAAGATAAAGAAATCATCTTTGAATATACTTTACTTAAAAAACTGGCAACTCAACTTTGTGATGGTAAGTTATTAAATAAACTTGATTTTAGTGAAGAAGAAAAAATTGCTTTAAAATCATTTCAACTTTTAACAACAAAAAAAATTATTTATGTCGCTAATGTTGGTGAAGACGAAGTTAGAGAAGATAATAATTATGTAAAGCTTGTTAGAGAATATGCTAAATCATGTAATTCACAAGTTGTTAAAATTTCTGCAAAAATTGAAGAGGATTTAAGTGAACTTGAAAAAAATGACAAAGAGGTTTTTTTACAAGATGCTGGAATTGAAACGTCAGGACTTGAACAACTAATCAAAGCTGCATATTCAACGCTAGGGTTAAAGACATATTTTACTTGTGGTCCTCAAGAAGCAAGAGGATGACAGTTCAAAGATGGTTTTAATGCTCCACAATGTGCTGGAATTATTCATACAGACTTTGAAAAAGGTTTTATTAAAGCTGATGTTTATAAGTGTGAAGATATTTTTGAACTTGGAGATGAACAAAGTTTAAAGAATAGCGGAAAAATAAAACTTGAAGGAAAAAACTATATCGTTCAAGATGGAGATGTTTGTTTTTTTAAATTTAATAAATAG
- a CDS encoding HD domain-containing protein, with protein MEKFIRDNVHGEIYFEDKVFSELIDTDEFQRLRRIIQLGGGQFVFPSANHTRFSHCIGVYHVICKFLENEIINKNISAKDKKILQIAGLLHDVGHGPFSHTFELISAVSHEQYTVEIIRGNTQINKVLINNGINPKEVVSVIEGKHKNKIVNFLVSSQLDADRLDYLLRDSKGAGVNYSKPDIDWIIRNARIHEGQIVFTNKAINAIENFLLGRYHMFKQVYEHKISIAFDNTFKMWFKRLKDLYIDKYHFRASKTIEIFKEVFENKIMPLEKYTNLDDYTMFEIFKVLRDEDDIILKDLSNRLINRKLLKVSSDLSSETIEKMKTEFQGNSKYYFDIATIRDISIYKRSSEKKDENIYILNNDKLTNIKDLSEIINVDWNNKIKKIYIFPMYNVE; from the coding sequence ATGGAAAAGTTTATAAGAGATAATGTTCATGGAGAAATTTATTTTGAGGATAAAGTGTTTTCAGAATTAATTGATACAGATGAATTTCAAAGATTAAGAAGAATTATTCAACTAGGTGGAGGACAATTTGTTTTCCCAAGTGCCAATCATACAAGGTTTTCTCATTGTATAGGTGTTTATCACGTTATTTGTAAGTTTTTAGAAAATGAAATTATTAATAAAAATATTTCAGCAAAAGATAAAAAGATTTTACAAATAGCAGGTTTACTTCATGATGTGGGACATGGTCCATTTTCACATACTTTTGAGTTGATATCTGCTGTATCTCATGAGCAATATACTGTAGAAATTATAAGAGGAAATACTCAAATTAATAAAGTACTAATTAATAATGGAATTAATCCTAAAGAGGTTGTTTCAGTAATTGAAGGTAAACATAAAAATAAAATAGTGAATTTTCTAGTTTCAAGTCAGTTGGATGCAGATAGGTTAGATTACTTATTAAGAGATTCAAAAGGGGCTGGAGTTAACTATTCTAAACCTGATATTGATTGAATAATAAGAAATGCTAGAATTCATGAAGGTCAAATTGTATTTACAAATAAAGCCATAAATGCAATTGAGAATTTTTTATTAGGAAGATATCATATGTTTAAACAAGTGTATGAACACAAAATTTCTATTGCTTTTGATAATACATTTAAAATGTGATTCAAAAGATTAAAGGACTTATATATTGATAAATATCATTTTAGAGCATCAAAGACAATTGAGATTTTTAAAGAAGTATTTGAAAATAAAATTATGCCATTAGAAAAGTATACTAATTTAGATGATTATACAATGTTTGAAATATTTAAAGTATTAAGAGATGAAGATGATATTATCTTAAAGGATTTATCAAATAGATTAATAAATCGAAAATTATTAAAAGTATCTTCAGATCTTTCTTCAGAGACAATTGAAAAAATGAAAACTGAATTTCAAGGTAATAGTAAATATTACTTTGATATTGCTACAATAAGAGATATCTCGATTTATAAACGCAGTTCTGAAAAAAAAGATGAAAATATATACATATTAAATAATGATAAATTAACTAATATAAAAGACTTATCAGAAATAATAAATGTTGATTGAAATAATAAAATAAAAAAAATATATATTTTTCCAATGTATAATGTAGAATAG
- a CDS encoding ParB/RepB/Spo0J family partition protein — protein sequence MAKAKGKYNFKGLDDIFGESVSDIIGVIENDKNKIEDNKTMIDIKVLVANPYQPRKNFEKEELNELASSIKTHGIIQPIIINSKNQIIAGERRTRAAKLAGLKKIPAIVLELSESQMEEFAIIENIQRVDLLDIEEAVAYKKLSDNLKLKQEDIATRVGKSRSHIANIMRLLNLPEKVQDAMLQKKVSMGQAKPLLAIVNNEKLLDSIFKQILEKELTSREVENLIKKSNLPKNEKKQDSKNNSIVHMENKMMRKLGTKVSIENGKLTIRYSDESDLNRVLEILGLTNED from the coding sequence ATGGCCAAAGCTAAAGGAAAATATAATTTTAAAGGATTAGATGATATTTTTGGAGAATCAGTTTCAGATATTATTGGTGTTATTGAAAACGATAAAAACAAAATTGAAGATAATAAGACAATGATAGATATAAAAGTTCTTGTTGCAAATCCATATCAACCAAGAAAGAATTTTGAAAAAGAGGAACTAAACGAACTTGCAAGTTCAATTAAAACACATGGTATAATTCAACCAATTATAATTAATAGTAAGAATCAAATTATTGCAGGTGAAAGAAGAACTAGAGCTGCTAAGTTGGCAGGACTTAAGAAAATTCCTGCAATAGTTTTAGAGTTAAGTGAAAGTCAAATGGAAGAGTTTGCAATAATTGAAAATATTCAAAGAGTTGATTTATTGGATATTGAAGAAGCTGTTGCATATAAAAAGCTTTCAGATAATTTAAAACTAAAACAAGAAGATATTGCAACAAGAGTTGGTAAATCAAGATCACATATAGCAAATATTATGAGACTTTTAAATCTGCCTGAAAAAGTACAAGATGCTATGTTACAAAAGAAAGTATCAATGGGTCAGGCAAAACCTTTATTAGCAATTGTTAATAATGAAAAATTATTAGATTCTATATTTAAACAAATTTTAGAAAAAGAGTTAACTTCAAGAGAAGTAGAAAATTTAATTAAAAAAAGTAATTTACCAAAAAATGAAAAAAAACAAGATTCTAAAAATAACTCAATAGTTCATATGGAAAATAAGATGATGAGAAAACTTGGAACAAAAGTGAGTATTGAAAATGGTAAGTTAACTATTAGATATTCAGACGAATCTGATTTAAATAGAGTTTTAGAGATTTTAGGATTAACTAATGAAGATTAA
- a CDS encoding helix-turn-helix domain-containing protein, translating into MHLTVEEKIKIIRDFKNSGVTATQFAPTRNVSVVSLRNWVKRYEQGGEEALKTKYEK; encoded by the coding sequence ATGCATTTAACAGTTGAAGAGAAAATTAAGATTATTAGAGATTTTAAAAATAGTGGTGTTACAGCTACTCAGTTTGCGCCAACAAGAAATGTTAGTGTAGTTTCTTTAAGAAATTGAGTTAAAAGATATGAACAAGGTGGAGAAGAAGCTTTAAAAACAAAATATGAAAAGTAG
- the ispF gene encoding 2-C-methyl-D-erythritol 2,4-cyclodiphosphate synthase: protein MKFKVGFSKDMHNLIIGDYILLGGINIPSKTKVDAYSDGDVLFHSLAEAIFGSLGEEDLGQNYNSKNMKENFESIIMVKDSLTLLKKKKYKISNIDILIELDAPNLINFKAAIKKNLSEILNIGLDQISIKATTTEGNFKNIITSYCNILIYKSEENENGKI, encoded by the coding sequence ATGAAATTTAAAGTTGGATTTTCTAAAGATATGCACAATTTAATAATTGGAGATTATATTTTACTGGGTGGAATTAATATACCTTCAAAAACTAAGGTTGATGCATATAGTGATGGAGATGTTTTATTTCATAGTTTAGCCGAGGCTATCTTTGGATCACTTGGAGAAGAAGATTTAGGTCAAAATTATAATTCAAAAAATATGAAAGAAAATTTCGAATCAATTATTATGGTTAAAGATTCTTTAACTCTTTTGAAGAAAAAAAAATATAAAATATCTAACATAGATATTTTAATAGAGCTTGATGCACCAAATCTTATAAATTTTAAAGCTGCTATTAAAAAAAATCTTTCAGAGATTTTAAATATTGGATTGGATCAAATATCAATAAAAGCTACTACCACAGAAGGAAACTTTAAAAATATAATTACAAGTTATTGTAATATATTAATTTATAAAAGTGAGGAAAATGAAAATGGAAAAATTTAG
- the gltX gene encoding glutamate--tRNA ligase, whose protein sequence is MEKFRLRYAPSPTGYLHIGNTRTALMNYLFAKHYNGDFILRIEDTDIDRNVDGAIDSQFDNMKWLGILPDESFRNPKKDFGKYMQSEKFEVYKNYANILLKQGKAYRCYCTSEELEKDREMQLAKGIIAPQYNRKCLSNKSNDETKPFNIRFKVPENKLYRINDLVRGNVEFNSKEIGDFVIIKSNGIATYNFAVVIDDYDMKITHVVRGEEHISNTPRQCMIYEAFGWQEPLFCHLTLIVDETKKKLSKRSGNAMFFISQYKEQGYLPEAIFNYISLLGWSPNSEQEIFTKEELIKIFDEKRFSKSPSTFDMIKMKWINSQWIKKISDDDYIKLVINFIDKNKFEIKNKKDNWIRSVLLLFKKELEFASQINDHLDIFFSKKIDDKTKNILAEFNIKKDLIVFLEDELKKIVEFNEENIKALINNIGKKFELKGRDLFMPVRIFTTLSEHGPELAKTISLIGKEQVILNINSIK, encoded by the coding sequence ATGGAAAAATTTAGATTAAGATACGCGCCATCACCAACTGGTTATTTACATATAGGAAATACAAGAACAGCTTTAATGAACTATCTTTTTGCAAAACACTATAATGGAGATTTTATTTTGAGAATTGAAGATACAGATATCGATAGAAATGTTGATGGAGCAATAGACTCTCAATTTGATAATATGAAATGATTGGGCATTCTACCAGATGAATCATTTAGAAATCCAAAAAAGGATTTTGGAAAATATATGCAGTCTGAAAAGTTTGAAGTATATAAAAATTATGCAAATATTTTATTAAAGCAAGGGAAAGCATATAGATGTTACTGTACTTCAGAAGAACTTGAAAAGGATAGAGAAATGCAACTAGCAAAAGGTATTATTGCTCCTCAGTATAATAGGAAATGTTTATCTAATAAAAGTAATGATGAGACAAAACCATTTAATATTAGATTTAAAGTTCCAGAGAATAAATTATATAGAATTAATGATCTAGTTCGTGGTAATGTTGAGTTTAACTCAAAAGAAATTGGTGATTTTGTAATTATAAAATCAAATGGAATTGCAACATATAATTTTGCTGTTGTAATTGATGATTATGATATGAAAATAACTCATGTTGTTAGAGGTGAAGAACATATATCAAATACTCCAAGACAATGTATGATATATGAAGCTTTTGGTTGACAAGAACCTCTATTTTGTCACTTAACATTAATAGTTGATGAAACAAAGAAAAAACTTTCTAAAAGAAGTGGAAATGCAATGTTTTTTATCTCACAATATAAAGAACAAGGTTATTTACCTGAAGCAATTTTTAACTATATTTCATTACTTGGTTGAAGTCCAAATAGTGAGCAAGAGATTTTTACTAAAGAAGAACTAATAAAAATTTTTGATGAAAAAAGATTTTCTAAATCTCCTAGTACTTTTGACATGATAAAAATGAAGTGAATTAATAGTCAATGAATAAAAAAAATTAGTGATGATGATTACATAAAATTAGTGATTAATTTTATTGATAAAAATAAGTTTGAAATTAAAAATAAAAAGGATAACTGAATCAGATCTGTTTTACTTTTATTTAAAAAAGAATTAGAGTTCGCATCTCAAATTAATGATCATTTAGATATTTTCTTTAGTAAGAAAATAGATGATAAAACAAAAAATATTTTGGCAGAGTTTAATATTAAAAAAGATTTAATAGTTTTTTTAGAAGATGAATTAAAAAAAATAGTTGAATTCAATGAAGAAAACATTAAGGCTTTGATAAATAATATTGGTAAAAAATTTGAATTAAAAGGTAGAGATTTATTTATGCCTGTAAGAATATTTACAACTTTAAGTGAACATGGTCCAGAGTTGGCAAAAACAATTTCACTGATAGGAAAAGAACAAGTTATACTTAATATAAATAGTATTAAATAA